The following proteins are co-located in the Fusobacterium perfoetens genome:
- a CDS encoding threonine/serine exporter family protein — MIIQMIGQFIYSSLATYGFCLIFNVRGMIAMSASFVGGLGWMVYIISSKLGFSIGVAFFLAGVVVTLGSEIIARILKTPVTSALIPTFTPLVPGGGAYYTMLYLFNGEYTRAMEKGAETFIISVAIIIGFVIVTEMFKLYGKRVKKLKEKEQKIEKN, encoded by the coding sequence ATGATAATTCAAATGATAGGTCAATTTATATATTCTTCGCTGGCAACTTATGGATTTTGTCTAATATTTAACGTAAGAGGAATGATAGCTATGTCAGCCTCTTTTGTAGGTGGACTTGGTTGGATGGTTTATATTATTTCTTCAAAGTTAGGATTTAGCATAGGAGTTGCATTCTTTTTGGCAGGAGTGGTAGTAACTCTTGGTTCGGAAATAATAGCTAGAATTTTAAAAACTCCAGTAACTTCAGCTTTGATACCGACGTTTACACCATTAGTTCCCGGAGGAGGAGCATATTATACAATGCTTTATCTTTTTAATGGAGAATATACAAGAGCTATGGAAAAGGGAGCAGAAACTTTTATAATTTCGGTGGCTATAATAATTGGATTTGTTATTGTGACAGAGATGTTTAAATTATATGGAAAAAGAGTAAAAAAAT
- a CDS encoding threonine/serine ThrE exporter family protein codes for MNTRKMENRIESEILELTSYTGKLILQNGGEVYRAEDVICRVGRHYGYEIETFVTLTCIVVSVKGRDSQYQSLVTRVTERSWNLNKVHKANKLIREIDKYTFEEFYEKMRKIDKSFYIELYRYIIGFVFVAMFIGLLFGGGFNEAIIGGIGGLIAGIVTYLMGKVGLNGVMVNLAGSIICTGVACIGTYLGYTEKTSTIIIASLMNLVPGLVFVNAIRDFVAGDLIAGSSRLMEALMIATSLAIGAGFIITCYTALGGVIY; via the coding sequence ATTAGAATTAACTTCTTATACAGGAAAATTAATTCTTCAAAATGGAGGGGAAGTCTATAGGGCTGAAGATGTTATTTGTCGTGTAGGAAGACACTATGGTTATGAGATAGAAACTTTTGTTACATTGACTTGTATAGTTGTTTCTGTAAAAGGAAGAGATAGCCAATATCAATCTTTGGTTACAAGAGTTACTGAAAGAAGTTGGAACTTAAATAAAGTTCATAAGGCAAATAAACTTATAAGAGAGATAGATAAATATACTTTTGAAGAATTTTATGAAAAAATGAGAAAGATAGATAAAAGTTTTTATATAGAACTTTATAGATATATAATTGGATTTGTTTTTGTAGCAATGTTCATTGGACTTTTATTCGGTGGAGGATTTAATGAAGCTATAATTGGTGGAATTGGTGGATTGATTGCTGGAATAGTAACTTATCTAATGGGAAAAGTTGGATTAAATGGTGTTATGGTCAATCTTGCAGGAAGTATAATTTGTACAGGGGTGGCGTGTATTGGAACTTATCTGGGATATACAGAAAAAACTTCAACGATTATAATTGCCTCGCTTATGAATTTAGTTCCAGGACTTGTGTTTGTTAATGCCATAAGAGATTTTGTGGCAGGAGATTTGATAGCAGGTAGTTCAAGACTTATGGAAGCTCTGATGATAGCCACATCTTTAGCTATTGGAGCAGGATTTATTATTACTTGTTATACTGCTTTGGGAGGTGTAATCTACTAA